The Alteromonas stellipolaris genome includes a region encoding these proteins:
- the proC gene encoding pyrroline-5-carboxylate reductase: MQQKKLAFIGAGNMSRSIISGLIQSGYDKTRILASNPSTPKLDKLKEEFGIQITQSNDEACQFADAIVLAVKPQMMGDMCADLQQNNDLSGKLFLSIAAGLPVSRLQEMLGGEYPVVRIMPNTPSLLSKGMSGMYADNTVSEDDRTYVDDVMNSVGETVWVEEEDGINGVIAAAGSSPAYFFLFLQAMQDEAINMGFDKAQSRLMVQQAMLGAAEMVCHNPDLELSELRAQVTSKGGTTAAAVNTLIDQGLSDIVSNAMRAAVARAEEMAKQL, encoded by the coding sequence ATGCAACAAAAGAAATTGGCATTTATAGGCGCGGGCAACATGAGCCGCAGCATTATTAGTGGTTTAATTCAGTCTGGCTACGATAAGACACGCATCTTAGCGAGCAACCCGTCTACTCCGAAACTCGATAAGTTAAAAGAAGAATTCGGTATTCAAATTACCCAATCTAATGATGAAGCCTGCCAGTTTGCAGATGCTATTGTGCTAGCCGTGAAGCCCCAAATGATGGGTGATATGTGCGCAGACCTTCAGCAGAACAACGATTTATCTGGCAAGCTATTTCTTAGTATTGCAGCTGGGTTGCCCGTTTCTCGTTTACAAGAAATGTTAGGTGGCGAATATCCGGTTGTTCGTATTATGCCAAATACGCCAAGCCTACTTAGTAAGGGTATGTCGGGCATGTACGCAGATAACACCGTGTCAGAAGACGACAGAACTTACGTTGATGATGTGATGAATAGCGTAGGTGAAACGGTATGGGTTGAAGAGGAAGATGGAATTAACGGCGTTATCGCCGCGGCAGGCAGCAGCCCAGCCTATTTCTTCTTGTTTTTACAAGCCATGCAAGACGAAGCCATAAACATGGGCTTCGATAAAGCCCAATCCCGTTTGATGGTACAACAAGCTATGTTGGGCGCTGCTGAAATGGTTTGTCACAATCCTGACCTTGAATTAAGTGAGCTTCGTGCCCAAGTTACTTCTAAGGGCGGCACCACGGCCGCGGCAGTCAATACCTTAATTGATCAAGGTTTGAGTGATATCGTAAGTAACGCGATGCGCGCTGCGGTAGCTCGCGCTGAAGAAATGGCAAAACAGCTTTAA
- a CDS encoding YggT family protein produces MNATVFLVDTLFGLYLMVVVLRLWLQLVRADFYNPMSQFIVKATHPLVGPLRRLIPSIGRFDTATFVLALVVAALKIITLSLMVGGSLNPVGIIIVALIEVVKETLSIMFWVLILRAILSWVSQGQTPIDYLLYQLTEPFLAPIRKVIPPLGGLDLSVLIAIIGLQFLQLLLQDTFRFF; encoded by the coding sequence ATGAATGCAACGGTTTTTCTGGTAGATACACTATTTGGTTTGTATTTAATGGTGGTTGTCTTACGCCTATGGTTGCAACTGGTTAGGGCTGATTTTTATAACCCTATGAGCCAGTTTATCGTAAAGGCCACGCACCCTCTTGTGGGGCCGTTGCGCAGATTAATTCCTTCGATTGGCCGCTTCGACACGGCTACCTTCGTGCTAGCGCTGGTTGTTGCGGCGTTGAAAATAATTACGCTTTCACTGATGGTTGGTGGGAGTTTGAATCCTGTGGGCATCATAATCGTTGCGCTGATTGAAGTAGTAAAAGAAACCCTTTCTATCATGTTCTGGGTGTTAATTTTACGCGCGATTCTAAGTTGGGTATCGCAAGGCCAAACGCCTATCGACTACCTTCTTTATCAACTTACTGAGCCGTTCTTAGCCCCCATTAGAAAAGTTATACCGCCATTAGGTGGTCTAGACCTATCAGTGCTGATTGCCATTATTGGGCTACAGTTTTTACAATTGCTACTTCAAGACACATTCAGGTTCTTTTAA
- a CDS encoding DUF4426 domain-containing protein, with protein MKKISTLLFGLLGSLLLIISSAAHAEQKQQLGEWDVHYMVVSTPFLTPEVAASYGIVRSKFNALVNISVLDAVTGTAQRVSVSGTAKNLIGTTKTLTFKKVEEGDAIYYLAVLPFRDRENYRFSIDVQRGNTMQTLNFKQEMFVDS; from the coding sequence ATGAAAAAAATCAGTACATTACTTTTTGGTTTATTGGGTAGTTTATTACTTATTATAAGTAGTGCAGCACACGCCGAGCAAAAGCAACAACTAGGCGAATGGGATGTGCATTACATGGTAGTGAGTACTCCCTTTCTTACCCCGGAAGTTGCGGCCTCTTATGGCATAGTTCGTAGTAAGTTTAACGCCCTGGTCAATATTTCTGTCCTAGATGCCGTAACCGGAACCGCTCAACGCGTATCTGTTTCAGGTACTGCCAAAAACTTGATAGGCACCACTAAGACACTCACCTTTAAGAAGGTAGAAGAAGGCGATGCAATTTACTACCTAGCGGTGCTGCCTTTTAGAGACAGAGAAAACTACAGGTTTAGTATTGATGTTCAACGCGGAAATACTATGCAAACCTTGAATTTTAAACAAGAAATGTTTGTTGATAGTTAG
- a CDS encoding transposase, producing the protein MPSPRKSLICLQNTPYYHCVSRCVRRAFLCGKDRYSGKSYEHRRQWVEDRLITLTSVFSIDVCAYAVMSNHTHLVLHVDRNEALSWTTEEVLRRWHSLHKGTVLTQQYMQPAQRASLTEAQITTIISTANIYRQRLYDISWFMRLLNEFIAREANKEDECTGRFWEGRFKSQALLDEAALVACMAYVDLNPLRVGLSKTPETSEFTSIKHRIEAVQLGGQPKFLKPLVGNASQALKGLPFNLADYLTLVDETARQISTGKSGYVLHNTSPIIQRTGLSQINWNSMVVGIEDIFSNSIGLSIAQRRLALSRAG; encoded by the coding sequence ATGCCAAGCCCTAGAAAGTCACTAATCTGTTTACAGAACACGCCCTACTATCACTGCGTATCTCGGTGTGTGAGGCGAGCATTTTTGTGTGGTAAAGACCGTTATTCGGGGAAGAGCTACGAGCATAGGCGCCAGTGGGTTGAAGATAGGCTCATAACGCTAACAAGCGTATTTTCAATTGATGTATGTGCTTATGCGGTAATGAGTAACCATACCCACTTGGTATTACATGTAGATAGAAACGAAGCGTTGTCGTGGACCACCGAGGAAGTATTGAGGCGTTGGCATTCACTACATAAGGGCACTGTATTAACCCAGCAATATATGCAGCCCGCACAGCGAGCTTCGCTTACAGAAGCTCAGATAACGACCATCATATCGACAGCAAATATATATAGACAACGGTTGTACGATATCAGTTGGTTTATGAGGTTACTGAATGAGTTTATTGCTCGTGAAGCTAACAAGGAGGATGAGTGCACTGGACGTTTTTGGGAAGGAAGATTTAAATCGCAGGCTCTACTTGATGAAGCCGCATTGGTGGCATGTATGGCCTACGTAGATTTGAATCCACTACGCGTGGGACTTTCAAAAACGCCAGAAACATCTGAATTCACCAGCATTAAGCATCGAATAGAGGCAGTGCAACTTGGGGGGCAACCTAAGTTCCTTAAACCATTAGTGGGAAACGCTTCGCAAGCTTTGAAAGGGTTGCCTTTTAATTTAGCTGATTACTTAACCTTGGTCGATGAAACTGCTAGGCAAATTAGCACAGGTAAATCCGGTTACGTACTCCACAATACCTCGCCAATTATACAACGCACCGGCTTATCGCAAATAAACTGGAATAGTATGGTCGTTGGGATTGAAGATATCTTTTCAAACTCTATTGGCCTTTCAATTGCCCAGCGAAGGCTAGCCCTCTCTAGAGCGGGTTGA
- a CDS encoding NADPH-dependent 2,4-dienoyl-CoA reductase, protein MTNAYPHLLEPLDLGFTTLKNRTLMGSMHLGLEEEKGGFDKLAAFYAERAKGGVALIVTGGISPNISGWVAPFAGRMTAKRHAKKHKVITEAVHAEGGKICMQILHSGRYGYHPLAVSASPMKSPITPFKPRALSSKAVTGTIKDYVNCAALAKEAGYDGVEVMGSEGYLINQFLVKRTNHRDDEWGGCLENRVKIAVEIVKGIREKVGTNFIIIYRLSMLDLVEGGAKWDDVVYLAKAIEKAGATLINTGIGWHEARVPTISTSVPRAAFTWITQRMKKEVSIPLVTTNRINTPEVAESVLADGHADMVSMARPFLADSQFVTKAMRNESKLINTCIACNQACLDHAFEQKRASCLVNPQACYETELTFTPVEHSKHIAVVGAGPAGLAFAMYAADRGHKVTIFDKASELGGQFNYAKQVPGKEEFYETIRYFSNQLERTGVIVTLNTDVTSKHLIESGFDDVVLATGINPRKLTIEGADHPKVMSYIDVLRDHKPVGQKVAIVGAGGIGFDIAEYLVEDKELTLNTDKWLSHWGIDKNYTNEGALTEKKYTPSSREVFLLQRKTSKVGKGLGKTTGWIHRQSLKLHNVQMVNGVSYEKVDDEGLHVLINDKPKCLVVDNVIVCAGQEPFKPLQAPLEAAGVSVHIIGGADVAAELDAKRAIRQGAELAAKI, encoded by the coding sequence ATGACCAACGCATACCCTCACTTACTTGAGCCCTTAGATCTTGGCTTCACCACGTTAAAAAATCGTACTTTAATGGGCTCTATGCACTTAGGCCTTGAAGAAGAAAAAGGAGGCTTTGACAAGCTTGCAGCATTTTACGCAGAACGAGCTAAAGGTGGTGTGGCGCTTATTGTAACAGGTGGGATCAGCCCAAACATTTCTGGCTGGGTAGCCCCTTTTGCAGGAAGAATGACAGCCAAGCGTCATGCTAAAAAACATAAAGTGATTACTGAGGCTGTACATGCAGAAGGCGGTAAAATTTGTATGCAAATTTTGCACTCTGGTCGTTACGGATATCATCCTCTAGCGGTATCAGCTTCCCCAATGAAGTCTCCAATTACCCCTTTTAAACCGCGAGCTCTATCCTCAAAAGCTGTGACAGGCACAATTAAGGACTATGTAAATTGTGCTGCTCTTGCCAAGGAAGCTGGGTACGATGGCGTAGAAGTGATGGGCTCTGAAGGTTATTTAATTAATCAATTTTTAGTGAAGCGAACTAATCATCGAGATGATGAATGGGGTGGGTGTCTAGAAAACAGGGTGAAAATAGCGGTAGAGATCGTCAAAGGGATCCGTGAAAAGGTGGGCACTAATTTCATCATTATTTATCGCCTATCGATGCTGGATTTAGTTGAAGGCGGCGCAAAATGGGACGACGTTGTTTATCTTGCCAAAGCGATAGAAAAAGCTGGTGCTACGCTCATCAATACGGGGATTGGTTGGCATGAAGCTCGTGTTCCAACTATCTCTACTTCGGTGCCACGCGCTGCGTTCACGTGGATTACACAGCGGATGAAAAAAGAAGTATCAATTCCGCTTGTTACCACTAATCGAATTAATACACCTGAAGTCGCCGAAAGCGTCTTGGCTGATGGCCATGCTGACATGGTATCAATGGCGCGTCCATTTCTAGCTGATTCTCAGTTTGTCACCAAAGCTATGCGCAACGAATCCAAATTAATTAATACGTGTATTGCGTGCAATCAAGCATGTTTAGACCATGCGTTTGAACAAAAACGTGCTAGCTGTTTAGTAAACCCTCAGGCCTGCTACGAAACAGAACTTACTTTTACTCCAGTAGAGCACAGTAAACATATTGCAGTGGTCGGGGCCGGTCCTGCTGGGCTTGCATTCGCTATGTACGCTGCTGATAGAGGCCATAAAGTCACCATATTCGACAAAGCGAGTGAGCTTGGTGGGCAATTCAACTATGCGAAACAAGTACCTGGTAAAGAAGAGTTTTATGAAACCATTCGCTACTTTAGTAATCAACTTGAGCGTACCGGAGTTATAGTAACACTCAATACCGATGTTACCTCTAAACACCTTATTGAAAGCGGGTTTGATGATGTTGTATTGGCTACGGGTATCAACCCTCGAAAACTAACTATCGAAGGTGCAGACCATCCAAAGGTCATGAGTTATATCGATGTGCTGCGCGACCACAAGCCTGTGGGGCAAAAAGTAGCTATCGTTGGTGCGGGAGGCATCGGGTTCGATATAGCCGAGTATTTAGTTGAAGACAAAGAACTAACGCTCAACACTGATAAGTGGCTGTCTCATTGGGGGATTGATAAAAACTACACCAACGAAGGCGCGCTCACTGAGAAAAAATATACCCCATCAAGCCGAGAGGTATTTTTACTGCAACGCAAGACATCTAAAGTTGGCAAGGGTTTAGGTAAAACGACAGGCTGGATCCATCGCCAATCATTGAAGCTTCACAATGTACAAATGGTAAATGGTGTCAGTTATGAAAAGGTTGATGATGAAGGTTTACATGTTCTAATAAATGACAAACCAAAATGCTTAGTCGTAGACAACGTTATCGTGTGTGCGGGGCAAGAACCGTTCAAGCCTTTGCAGGCTCCACTGGAGGCAGCCGGTGTGAGTGTCCACATTATAGGTGGTGCAGATGTTGCCGCTGAACTAGACGCGAAGCGTGCTATTCGCCAAGGTGCTGAGCTAGCTGCTAAAATTTAA
- a CDS encoding VOC family protein, whose amino-acid sequence MQPGLFSLSLAVSDIAISKTFYETLGFEAMPSCGSVEEKWVIMKSGQTMIGLFEGMFEGNILTFNPADVRELEQRLMDKGIEIDVPVKGEEGPGHCVVKDPDGNTIMFDQF is encoded by the coding sequence GTGCAACCTGGGCTTTTTTCGTTAAGTTTAGCGGTCAGTGATATTGCCATCTCGAAAACGTTTTATGAAACACTCGGTTTTGAGGCAATGCCGTCATGCGGCTCTGTAGAAGAAAAGTGGGTTATCATGAAAAGTGGTCAAACCATGATTGGTTTGTTCGAGGGCATGTTTGAAGGCAATATTTTAACCTTCAACCCCGCTGACGTGCGCGAACTCGAGCAGCGCTTAATGGACAAAGGCATTGAAATAGATGTGCCAGTCAAAGGCGAAGAGGGGCCAGGGCATTGCGTAGTGAAAGATCCTGATGGGAACACCATCATGTTCGACCAATTCTAG